Part of the Xenopus tropicalis strain Nigerian chromosome 3, UCB_Xtro_10.0, whole genome shotgun sequence genome, CCATGTTTTTATTCTCATTTAGTAACTCTTTTGTGACAAATTGATAAATTGAAAAtttgttatttcttaaaaaaTGGGTTTGAATGCTTTGAGCATGAATGCATTCATTTTCACAGCATGTTAGTACTCAACTAATATCTGTCTAAAGACTTGCTCCTGAACCATCACATGCTGGAGGAAAGGATTCAGACAATTATATTGTATGCtggaatgataaaaaaataaattatcaaATGCTTAAAATATTGATTTCTTTTTACAAGCGACATGCATTAGTACTGCTTGTAAAATAAatcatgtataataataaattagcatCAATATTTTGAGAGGCCTATTCAACATCACCTGCACTATTTTCTATTGTATTCCGTAATGATCTCTTAAATAATCTAAAACAGCAGATGTGCTAGATAAGACATTAAAAACTCTCTTCTCTTGTTTTGACGTTATCCTTTCCATCATATATATCAAATGATGATGCAAACATGTAAAAGGGGTCCCATGTTCCAGTGTAATGTCAATCCAGTCTTGTATACAGGCCAGTGGAGTTTCTTCATACCCTGCAAACATGGCAGGATTAGCTAGAAGCCCCCTGGCAGCCATTACACCTaagaaaggaagaaaaacacAACTGTAAACTGTGATATAAAAAAGTAATTCACAGTGCTTTCAATGTGACTGCATCTAAAGCATGATTCTGTCTACTAAAGTAACATATCTGCATATGGATAACATGTAATATATTCCCTTAatttaatacattcattttacCCAATATAAAAGTAGCCCTATGACCAGTGTGTATAATctggcacataatacacaagaaacaatgcatatactgtatatatttattctaaTATAAAGGGTATAGAGGTCTTATAAATTATAATTGGTGTGTATTGATATGTTATGCTACATCACTCACTCACTTGTATAAAAAGTAATATACTGCCTGTTGTAAAACATGAGCATATTACTAGTAACCCCAGAGGTTGTTGACCAGTATGAAAACACTTGGTCTGcaaccttgtgcttttatatggtgatggaactcctctgtgacttctaatagccttatattttagGATAAGCGTATATAATTATCTGttattctttatacatttttgcataTAACTGTTTAAGTTCTCTCAAAAGTCTAATTTTTCAGTAGAGAATGCTGCTCATGTCACCTATTATCAGCAGGACAACTGCTGGATGGTTAGACTTtctttaaaaacattaataatgTGTAAAATAATGGAAGACAGATTAACCTTAAACCTGTAAAATAATGTTTAACTAAAATACAGCTCTCTGCAGAGCGTATCAAGAATGGAAATAACAAGTCAGATTTACCTAATCACAGATACCCACCCCCACCCATTCAATTATTTTCTGATGtcttccctaaaaaaaaaaaaaaaatcaaaaaggcaACAGGGCACTCTAGAAAAAGTAATTCTATTTTAGATTGGAcactcttgtgagcagggccctctactCTTTTTCTTACTTTGTAAACCTTTGATAAACTATTGTAAAATCCATGTTCATTataaattaaagggatactgtcatggttttatggtatactttttatttctaaatatggTTGTGgctccctgggaaatgaagaatatatctagcgccatgtaaaatttcaaaattaaatataaaaaaaattgtgttttttaaacaCAGGTTTTAGCTGAAGaagtctattaactgatgtgtttaaaaaaaaaaaacacacgttTTACCATGATAAAATTCCTTTAAGtactgcataatttgctggtgctatataaatatatgattatatgatgaTAACTGGGATAAATAGAAAATACCATAAatagaaattacttttttttggggggggggagtgaatgCTACTCATTTTTTGCATGTTCTCCTGATAAAGACTCCATATGAAGTCAGTCTTTATCTGTAATATGTacactgaatatatttttttttttgttgagccCTGTTCCCTTTTTGATATTGTGACATTAAAAGTTTCTTCAGCAATTTCCTACAGTGGCCACCCATCTATGATGAATTTATCGATGTGCCATCTCCATACTCCTGCATACTGTTTTCTCTCTTTCCATTTTTTCCTATACCAGCACAGTTGGGCACGACCCAACTTTTTCTTTTAAGGTAACACTAACATGACTTACCATCTGCCCCCGTTATCTCACGAATATTCTCTGCTTCTTTTAAACTTTTAACATCTCCATTGGCAACAACAGGTATAGACAAGCTTTCTTTAATGCTTTTTATTGCATCATAGTGTACTGGCTGATGTCTTTCATCATGAGTTCGTCCATGTACTGTAATCCATGATACACCAGCTGCTTCGGCCTTTCGGCAGAGATCAACTGTTCTTGAAATGTCTGCATGGATCctgacaaaaatgcaaaaaacaaacaacaacaatGGTTAAACAATAggtaacattatattatatttgaaCTGATTTCCTATTTACTTAATGCGTGTCACAAACCAATACATGATGTAAGCCCTACATTGATTCCAGTGATAACCTTCAATTTAAATGTTAATACTAGCTTAATACTAGCTTAATACTTAGTTTCAAAAGTGAACAAATTAATTTTATAACAATTGAAagttctttattatatatttagccAGTCATGTTCGTACAGGTTATTCTACAACTGTAGTTTTATTTATCTCTATAGTTAGTTTTGCAAAGGCATAAATAAAAGGCTCAACGTGCAGAACAACATATGCCAGTATATCTTCTTGATATAACCTGGGGGGTGGGGTTTAAAGGCTCATATAGAACTACAGCACAGTGAAAGCAAGCCTTCTAAAAAATAAAGTATGATGAATGATGTATTAAATTACCTGATCTTAATAGATATAGTAAACCCTGGATCACCAACTTGATTGCGTACTTGTTTGACCATATCACTAACCAACTCAGGGTTATTTATCAAGCAAGCTCCATAGCCTTCAGCCATTGCCCACctgttaatacaaaaaaaattgtaaaggtACTGTCTTAATAAAATTAATGGGCTAGACTGATCTTCAAATGAATACATATGGGACAGTTAGCGTAAAAATTCAGAGAACTCCAGGTTTAATGTAGGGGATACAGAGTGGCAACAGCAACTAATTAGTAGAATACCTATGTGGGGTAGAGTACAGCAGTGGGCTAGgtagctgcagaaaaaaaagggggaatgGAGTGATAAATCGACTGCAATATATTACAATTCAACCAGCCCATCTCTAATGTCCCTGGGGTGAGGGTAGGAGCTGTTATAGAAATCCTATGTGCTACAAGCTGTAAAGTATATGAGGATACCCTGGGAGTCTGGAATAGCCTAGGAATTGTTATAAGTATGACATCAGGAAatgtatgtgttttgttttttaaaggctaaatattttaaaaatatcccTAGGCCCCATTGTTGGAATTAAATGTTACATTTCTAATGGATCTGTTTTTTGCTTTTAGTTTTAGGTCTAGCCTAAACTTTTTATGGGGGGGATCTGTCAGTACCCCCAAAAGAGTAACTAGATGAAATCTACACTAAGCAACCCTTCATTTAACTAAACCTTATCTCCCTTTAGGTAGACATAATTTTACCTGTACTGTGTGGTCCTAACTAAAGACAGAGTAAAATAGTGAAAACAGACCATCCAGTGGTGTTTGAATAAGGTGGCATTTCATTTTATGTACAAAAACAGATTCCACAAGTTTTGGGgccttaaaaatattttcctgtgGAGTACAGCAACTTCAAGTTACATAACTGGTCATTAGGTCCTAGGTTTCTCTGCAAGGACTTCAGACTTTTAACcagatttttattatacatattgATTGGTTGGACTGGGGCAAGAATTACATGAACAAAAAGTCAATAGGATTTGTAATGATGAAAGGGATTATATgataaaaatagatatttttaaaGGGATTCAGCAAAGTATATCATTTCTAGTGAACAGAGAAATTCTTGAAAGGAGGTCATTCTCAAGTTTAATTTGCATTAAATAACCATCCAACATAAATAGTATAGGCTTACAGAGCTAGAGAACTGTATGACAAAGAAGCTATGAGCAGAAAACAAGgttaaacattaataaagtgTGTGTTTTTCCAAACAATAAAATCACGACCTAACTAGAATTCTgtacaacataaatatatatgagcTGTGTGACTAAGAAGGTCATTCATAAAGATAGATTATGATTATCACACTAGAGAAAGGGAATAGTTGCAGTATCTCAGCCCTCGCATAACACAGATTTTATTTAGCAGAGATGCGGTGTTGCAATCTCTCTTTAATTCCTCCTTCATAAAGTCCAACATGTAACAGCGAAGTTCAAAGTGAACTTTTTctgggactgggattcaaaacaggccctggcatttcaagtatacagacACCCAGACTGCCCCCGCCAGCCCTCTGAATTAGTGAcaatctatggcatcttactaacaggctggtggctggttgaatcaacttgctttcatttcaactaaaaagggataagtattctttactaactttatcaaaaccattgtgtttttttactgttgggttttatttatttttttcataagtaattgttgtttttggagctaatttacaaagtttgtgggatccataggcttacagcaggttacattcccttgtaattaccctcagcttgaggagggtggggtttgattagttcacctttacagactgcataaatagaaccacaggcactccagtggagcttgctctggtggtaggtgctctgtaagtgattgctctttcagtgggactctgtaagtggagttataaactcagggagttaaacactaagggagttaaaacaaggtaaaacaaggtatttactacaagtccttacacctatttttgtttaactgttcttgtaactgggagaatgagtggtagcaacattgaaggtctgacacagtgcacagcctgccacatgtatgcagttgtggaacaacagttccaaagtgcatacctctgttgtggatgtgagcgaattgccactttagaggctcgcgttagagtcctagaggaacacgtcgcaacactgcgttcaatcaacaatcttgagaggggtctcttgttaactgaacaagaactagtggggtcagatagtagggggggaggggagcagcaaaaggatgatagggcagtaagctgggtgacagttagaaaatctagtgtggggaaaaggaaaagggaggctgctccagggtttgcgcatcccaacagatttgccagattgtgtgaagaagatgggagtgtgaactctggattggcggttctaggtgaggctgatctctctaacagccgggagaccagtttcactagtagtggtggggaggagagcagagctaggcctaaacagatggtggttataggggattcgatcattaggaaagtggacagggtaatctgtcaagcggatcgcttcaaccggacagtttgctgtcttcctggtgccagggttcggcatgtggttgatcgggttgacacattattgggaggggctgggcatgacccggctgtcttggtacatatcggtactaacgacaaaatgaacggtaggtgggggactttaaagagtgagttcagggatctaggctctaagattaggcaaaggtcctccaatgtcattttttcggaaattttgccggtgccgcgtgcaagtttagggagacagcgggagcttagggagctaaatgcgtggctaaagtcttggtgtaggaaggaagggtttgggttcctagagcactgggctgacttttccttggggtacaatctatacagccctgacgg contains:
- the dus4l gene encoding tRNA-dihydrouridine(20a/20b) synthase [NAD(P)+]-like; the encoded protein is MDHQPAVMKYVTQNTLDLFHSDHLVRICAPMVRYSKLAFRTLVRKYDCDLCYTPMIIAADFVKSVKARDSEFTTNQGDRPLIVQFAAKEAQVLADAASLVSPFASGIDLNCGCPQRWAMAEGYGACLINNPELVSDMVKQVRNQVGDPGFTISIKIRIHADISRTVDLCRKAEAAGVSWITVHGRTHDERHQPVHYDAIKSIKESLSIPVVANGDVKSLKEAENIREITGADGVMAARGLLANPAMFAGYEETPLACIQDWIDITLEHGTPFTCLHHHLIYMMERITSKQEKRVFNVLSSTSAVLDYLRDHYGIQ
- the dus4l gene encoding tRNA-dihydrouridine(20a/20b) synthase [NAD(P)+]-like isoform X1, whose amino-acid sequence is MQDLFLSDVMDHQPAVMKYVTQNTLDLFHSDHLVRICAPMVRYSKLAFRTLVRKYDCDLCYTPMIIAADFVKSVKARDSEFTTNQGDRPLIVQFAAKEAQVLADAASLVSPFASGIDLNCGCPQRWAMAEGYGACLINNPELVSDMVKQVRNQVGDPGFTISIKIRIHADISRTVDLCRKAEAAGVSWITVHGRTHDERHQPVHYDAIKSIKESLSIPVVANGDVKSLKEAENIREITGADGVMAARGLLANPAMFAGYEETPLACIQDWIDITLEHGTPFTCLHHHLIYMMERITSKQEKRVFNVLSSTSAVLDYLRDHYGIQ